From one Culex quinquefasciatus strain JHB chromosome 3, VPISU_Cqui_1.0_pri_paternal, whole genome shotgun sequence genomic stretch:
- the LOC6046239 gene encoding probable proline--tRNA ligase, mitochondrial produces MNRLTKIFQPTLIVPKNAVVKNQDVTSKSQRLMLEQGLIRQAGNGTFYLMPLLQRSLQKAVDLVDHFMQRHASAQKLTLPILTAASLWRQSGRLESAGPELMRTTDRHGKQQILGPTHEESITALVASISPVSYRTFPLRLYQISTKFRDEMKPRFGLMRAKEFLMKDLYTFDVGRGEARETYEEVNEAYRKLFDAVGVGYVKVRGDTGTIGGSESHEYHFPSEVGEDQLVCCGECGMGWNQEMFGGGERCCGANVSRQAGIEVAHAFILDDKYSKTMGAKFLAQNGKPETLQMGCYGIGVTRLLAAGVEVLSGEKDIRWPFALAPFKVCLIPPKEGSKEAGLGEKWVEKLNFEIGKLSGVGSDVLVDDRTNMTIGKRLMDARKTGYPIVVVIGPKAATESGELFEIHNHVDGSQLNLSFSETLAEIKRICDSQFSY; encoded by the exons ATGAATCGGTTAACGAAAATTTTTCAACCTACGCTAATCGTCCCGAAAAATGCCGTCGTCAAAAACCAGGACGTGACCTCGAAAAGCCAACGG CTAATGCTCGAGCAGGGCCTGATCCGGCAGGCCGGCAACGGAACCTTCTACCTCATGCCACTGCTGCAGCGCTCGCTCCAGAAGGCCGTCGACCTGGTGGACCACTTTATGCAGCGGCACGCGTCCGCCCAGAAGCTCACCCTGCCCATCCTGACGGCGGCCAGCTTGTGGCGCCAAAGTGGCCGGCTGGAGAGCGCTGGGCCGGAACTGATGCGCACCACCGACCGGCACGGCAAGCAGCAGATCCTGGGTCCCACGCACGAGGAGAGCATCACCGCGCTGGTGGCGTCCATTTCGCCCGTTTCGTATCGGACGTTTCCGCTGCGGCTGTACCAGATTTCGACCAAGTTCCGGGACGAGATGAAGCCTAGGTTTGGGTTGATGCGCGCGAAGGAGTTTCTGATGAAGGATTTGTATACGTTCGATGTGGGACGGGGGGAAGCGCGGGAGACGTATGAGGAGGTGAACGAGGCGTATCGGAAGTTGTTTGATGCGGTTGGGGTTGGGTATGTTAAGGTTCGTGGGGACACCGGGACGATTGGGGGATCGGAGTCGCATGAGTATCACTTTCCGAGCGAGGTTGGGGAGGATCAGCTGGTTTGTTGTGGGGAGTGTGGGATGGGTTGGAACCAGGAGATGTTCGGGGGGGGTGAGAGGTGCTGTGGGGCCAACGTGAGTCGGCAGGCCGGGATTGAGGTGGCGCATGCATTTATTTTGGACGACAAGTACAGTAAAACGATGGGGGCGAAGTTTTTGGCTCAGAACGGAAAGCCGGAAACGTTGCAGATGGGATGCTACGGTATTGGCGTGACGCGGTTGTTGGCGGCTGGGGTTGAGGTGTTGTCCGGTGAAAAAGACATTCGGTGGCCGTTTGCGTTGGCGCCGTTCAAGGTTTGTTTGATTCCACCGAAGGAAGGCAGTAAAGAAGCGGGACTGGGTGAAAAGtgggttgaaaagttgaattttgaaatcggAAAGCTGAGTGGAGTGGGTTCGGATGTTTTGGTAGATGATCGTACCAACATGACCATCGGGAAACGACTTATGGACGCGCGCAAGACCGGATATCCGATAGTGGTTGTGATCGGACCAAAAGCTGCTACCGAAAGTGGAGAACTGTTTGAAATTCACAATCACGTGGATGGAAGTCAGTTAAACCTTAGCTTTAGTGAAACTCTAGCCGAAATAAAACGCATTTGTGATAGTCAGTTTAGTTATTAA
- the LOC6046240 gene encoding protein ARV1 — protein sequence MKQKLQHYFNLLRGQNKPQQYVCINCGSPVQELYKRISSTVLKITECEKCNHPADKYIEFEVLIILIDLVLLSKPAYRHILYNSDCKNLWKIGIILVLLEAYCLWTEAFSRFTNVRYRSDHADPFLAEKGFYVSLAHIFIGTILLYLFLYLFTRILHRVDVGHDTGKPYPMALLHGVVLASIGKFFFIPIIIWKQNTSDPGMAIHISLVVAYFVISLTQIHSVISGCTRTRSAVIVLLAFIVKTYFLTEISAFLNSLM from the exons ATGAAACAGAAATTGCAGCATTATTTCAACCTTTTGAGGGGACAAAATAAACCTCAACAATACGTGTGCATAAACTGTGGAAGTCCGGTGCAAGAGTTGTACAAAAGAATCAGCTCAACCGTGCTTAAAATTACGGAATGT gaaaaatgcaACCACCCTGCGGACAAGTACATCGAGTTCGAGGTGCTCATCATCCTGATCGATCTGGTTCTGCTATCAAAACCCGCCTACCGCCACATCCTGTACAATTCGGACTGCAAAAATCTGTGGAAAATTGGCATAATCTTGGTGCTGCTGGAGGCGTACTGTCTGTGGACCGAGGCCTTCAGCAGGTTCACAAACGTGCGCTACCGCTCGGACCACGCCGACCCGTTCCTCGCGGAGAAGGGCTTCTACGTTTCGTTGGCGCACATTTTCATTGGGACGATACTGCTGTACCTGTTTCTGTATCTGTTCACCCGAATCCTGCACCGCGTGGACGTCGGCCATGACACGGGCAAACCTTACCCGATGGCCCTGCTGCACGGAGTGGTTCTGGCGAGCATCGGGAAATTCTTCTTCATTCCCATCATCATCTGGAAGCAGAACACGTCCGACCCGGGAATGGCCATCCACATCAGCCTTGTGGTGGCTTACTTTGTGATTTCGCTAACCCAGATTCATTCCGTGATCAGTGGCTGCACGCGGACACGGTCGGCCGTCATCGTACTGCTGGCATTCATCGTAAAAACGTACTTTCTAACGGAAATCAGTGCATTCCTAAACAGTTTAATGTAA
- the LOC6046241 gene encoding leucine-rich repeat protein 1, protein MKLICETCVVNRSGPPSGGKRAFQKTVLAVGNEKKSSSSSEEPVIMLITNSNKSGTRYGLRKNVGKIFTRFLAEGKATISFQIPEHDVQIKSEVVQLTGFLKVLRAVLTGAGVDGPDGGSKLSCLSMVNKKTSAVLAASNKVLATKCVIKSRGEYPLKGFSRNLVSLQISDIKLCRFDPQILLLKSLRTLNLSNNCIEKIPQALGQMRLVEVDLSGNALQNHAWEWLREPAIQSSLQSLNISSNNLTYFPSSLIYCRVLVRLDIQMNHLQKLPFAVWKMSRLRFLNLARNQLASVPESMTRMKLDQLDLSENKLSQDASTVPDLRIPALPGQMPALWEMAARVVVARKIHYAPGIIPFLLVEIMNRTPICGCGLLCFTSRVYERAKVVRLNCQHLIMDSNHVVYADAVFCSQRCSTRQ, encoded by the coding sequence ATGAAGCTAATCTGCGAAACGTGCGTGGTCAACCGGTCCGGACCGCCGTCCGGCGGCAAGCGAGCCTTCCAGAAAACCGTGCTGGCGGTGGGCAACGAGAAAAAGTCCTCCTCGTCGTCGGAGGAACCGGTCATCATGCTCATCACCAACTCCAACAAGAGTGGCACCCGGTACGGGTTGCGGAAGAATGTGGGCAAGATCTTTACCCGGTTTTTGGCGGAGGGAAAGGCGACGATATCGTTCCAGATTCCCGAGCACGACGTGCAGATCAAGAGTGAGGTCGTTCAGTTGACTGGGTTTTTGAAGGTGCTGCGAGCGGTGCTTACGGGTGCGGGAGTTGACGGTCCGGATGGGGGCTCGAAGCTGTCGTGTCTGTCGATGGTGAATAAGAAGACGTCGGCGGTGCTGGCCGCTTCGAACAAGGTGCTGGCCACAAAGTGCGTCATTAAGAGTAGAGGGGAGTATCCGTTGAAGGGGTTTTCCaggaatttggtgtctttgcaAATCTCGGACATTAAGCTGTGCCGGTTTGATCCGCAGATCTTGCTGCTGAAGAGTTTGAGGACGCTGAATTTGAGCAACAATTGCATTGAAAAGATTCCACAGGCGCTCGGTCAGATGAGACTGGTGGAAGTTGATTTGTCCGGGAATGCACTTCAAAACCACGCGTGGGAATGGCTGCGGGAACCGGCCATCCAATCGAGCCTGCAAAGTCTCAACATATCCTCCAACAACCTCACCTACTTCCCTTCGAGCTTAATCTACTGTCGGGTTCTAGTCCGTCTCGACATCCAAATGAACCACCTGCAGAAGCTGCCCTTTGCCGTCTGGAAAATGTCCCGCTTGCGCTTCCTCAACCTGGCCCGCAACCAGCTCGCATCGGTCCCCGAATCCATGACCCGCATGAAGCTCGACCAGCTGGATCTGTCGGAGAACAAGCTCAGCCAGGACGCCAGCACCGTTCCAGATCTTCGCATCCCCGCACTTCCCGGCCAGATGCCGGCGCTGTGGGAAATGGCCGCACGCGTCGTGGTTGCCCGCAAGATTCACTACGCCCCGGGCATTATTCCCTTCCTGCTGGTGGAAATCATGAACCGCACGCCCATCTGTGGCTGCGGTCTGCTCTGCTTCACGTCACGGGTCTACGAGCGGGCCAAAGTCGTCCGGCTCAACTGCCAGCACCTGATCATGGACAGTAACCACGTGGTGTACGCGGACGCGGTCTTCTGTAGCCAGCGGTGCAGCACCAGGCAGTGA
- the LOC6046242 gene encoding titin, with protein MSRQQRRSCCYRNCAVTNSEHPERTLFQFPKDEARAKRWTELGAVDTSLSGPRFMCDLHFSQIYMCFSARRKMLLNTAIPYEYGTEPSDDQQQGEEQQQHDVILGEAEIVGSTSSSQGETEEHLEGTEYEMLDTDENQMTEIIYMDDLQQLNQEDAAPPRSPAKARIIKVEKLPTLVTSSSGMAAIPTLGIPQKNIILRKVKIKKRPSSAVTSPVLAKKSKPDVEPPVETTVTSSPEKKISSPKTTKKVQTVKASSSNSVATAETSKPPQPAPAKPAKAPSIPDKPLRVTIMERRKESMNEFIFKGEEYIQLPKEGFLQDLDEADQQMQQCKAKHSAEMDELERELEACMAENEQCRTENESLTRKLEEYRMIIKNMKDVLGMFEAQED; from the exons ATGAGCCGCCAGCAAAGACGAAGCTGCTGTTATCGCAACTGTGCCGTCACCAACTCGGAGCATCCCGAACGAACGCTGTTTCAGTTCCCGAAGGACGA GGCGAGAGCGAAACGCTGGACTGAACTGGGCGCCGTCGATACGAGTCTGTCGGGACCGCGTTTTATGTGCGATTTGCACTTTTCGCAGATTTATATGTGCTTTAGTGCGCGCCGCAAGATGCTACTGAATACGGCCATCCCGTACGAGTACGGAACGGAACCGTCGGATGATCAACAGCAGGgggaggagcagcagcagcatgatGTTATTCTGGGCGAAGCGGAAATTGTAGGGAGTACATCGTCTTCGCAGGGAGAGACGGAGGAGCATCTGGAAGGGACAGAGTATG AGATGCTAGACACTGATGAGAATCAAATGACGGAGATTATCTACATGGACGATTTGCAGCAGCTCAATCAGGAGGATGCTGCTCCGCCGAGAAGTCCCGCAAAAGCCAGAATAATCAAAGTGGAGAAGCTTCCAACGCTGGTGACTTCCTCCTCCGGTATGGCAGCGATTCCAACGCTCGGCATCCCTCAAAAGAACATCATTCTGCGCAAGGTGAAGATTAAGAAGCGCCCCAGTTCGGCCGTCACCAGTCCGGTTCTGGCGAAGAAGTCAAAGCCTGACGTTGAACCACCCGTCGAAACAACGGTCACCTCGTCGCCGGAGAAGAAGATCTCATCGCCGAAAACTACCAAAAAGGTACAAACAGTTaaggccagcagcagcaacagtgtCGCGACCGCAGAAACGTCGAAGCCACCGCAGCCTGCCCCGGCCAAACCGGCGAAAGCTCCCAGCATTCCGGACAAACCGCTCCGGGTGACGATCATGGAGAGGCGCAAGGAGTCGATGAACGAGTTTATCTTCAAGGGCGAAGAGTACATTCAGCTGCCGAAGGAAGGTTTTCTGCAGGATTTGGACGAGGCGGACCAGCAGATGCAGCAGTGCAAGGCCAAACACAGCGCCGAAATGGACGAGCTTGAGCGGGAGCTGGAGGCTTGCATGGCAGAGAACGAGCAGTGCCGGACGGAGAACGAGAGCCTGACTAGAAAGCTTGAAGAGTATCGCATGATCATCAAGAACATGAAGGACGTGCTCGGGATGTTTGAAGCCCAGGAGGATTGA
- the LOC6053488 gene encoding ATP synthase subunit O, mitochondrial, translating to MAATGKLSLLTRQLSTSSAAAQLVKPPIQVFGLEGRYACALYSAASKTKSLEAVEKDLKSLQSQMRADPKVRDLLINPTIKRNLKAAAMKDLASKVKFNAATGNLLGLLAENGRLGRLDGITNAFSLIMAADRGEVVCEVKTAKPLDDSQRKQLEGALKAFLKPNQTIQLTAKVDPSLIGGMIVSIGDKYVDMSVASKIKKYTDIIAVPV from the exons ATGGCAGCAACCGGAAAGTTATCGCTTCTG ACCCGCCAGCTGAGCACCAGCTCGGCCGCCGCCCAGCTCGTCAAGCCCCCAATCCAGGTGTTTGGCCTCGAGGGACGCTATGCGTGCGCGCTGTACTCGGCCGCCTCCAAGACCAAGTCGCTGGAGGCCGTCGAGAAGGACCTGAAGAGCCTGCAGAGCCAGATGCGGGCCGACCCGAAGGTGCGCGACCTGCTGATCAACCCGACCATCAAGCGCAACCTGAAGGCCGCCGCCATGAAGGATCTGGCCAGCAAGGTCAAGTTCAACGCTGCCACCGGAAATCTGCTCGGCTTGCTGGCGGAGAATGGGCGCTTGGGCCGTCTGGACGGCATCACGAACGCCTTCTCGCTGATCATGGCCGCCGACCGGGGTGAGGTCGTGTGCGAGGTCAAGACCGCCAAGCCGCTGGACGACTCGCAGCGCAAGCAGCTGGAGGGTGCCCTCAAG GCATTCCTGAAGCCGAACCAGACCATCCAGCTGACCGCGAAGGTCGACCCGTCGTTGATCGGTGGAATGATCGTGTCCATCGGGGACAAGTACGTCGACATGAGCGTCGCCAGCAAGATCAAGAAGTACACCGACATCATCGCGGTTCCGGTCTAA